DNA sequence from the Sceloporus undulatus isolate JIND9_A2432 ecotype Alabama chromosome 4, SceUnd_v1.1, whole genome shotgun sequence genome:
ccACAAtttccttaacagagtccatccatctagcatgtggccttccactctttctccttccctccacctttcctagcatttccCCCCCAGCGAGTACAAACAAGCAGAAGGGAAACTGAGAGGCTAAAAGGGAGCAACAGAGATAATTTATTTGAAAGGAACTTGCAGGCTTGGTTATTGAAGGACAGAATATGAAATTAAGCAAATAATAAGACAAGAAGAGGAAGCAAAGTATTCTCTGACTCCTTTACTCTGGATTAAAAGCCAAGTGTGAGGCTTTTATTATACTAAATCAATTAatgggcacatttttaaaatgttaaaaatcatgggGAGGGGGTACAAGATTAGAATCATGAGAGGTCAGAAGCAGGGTGTTAAGTGTGTGGGACATTCCCTCAAAATTTGCTTCAAGAAGGAATTTCCTATGGGCACCAATGGAAAGTATCACTCTTTTAACTAATATCAGCTTTGGTATGAGGAGAAGTATGGGGGAGATGTAACTATagaggggcaaaatgaggggtttttgttgttgttagctgccccaacttgaccttgactcatggtgaccctgtggatgagacatcagtATGCTCctcatcctccactgctttgcttaggtcttgtagattcaggcccatgaattgcctaattgagtctagccatctgacatgtagtcttcctctctttatgctgccttctacctttcctagagttattgtcttttgtaacaagtcatgccttctcatgatgtgaccaaagtacagcaCGTCCGCTCCATACGTGAGTGCGCCATATGCGGCTTCCACTTTATGTGGAAGCCACACTACAATACATTGAATGGCACGCGTGCCCATGGCGAGTGCATGTTGTGCCAGTGCGAGCACAaaccccattctattgaatggggcttgagtttacgctGTATTTGTCTtacgtggggtggtggtggtctggaacagatccccgcataaggcaaggctccactgtactacagcctcagttttataattttggcttccagagagagttaaagcttgatctgttcaaggatccatttgtttgtctttttggctgttcatggtattcttagcactcttctccagcaccacatcccaaattagctgattttctttttatctgctttcttcactgtccagctctcaggtTCATACAAGTGAGGACATTGCCGCAAAATAAGAATGATGCTCCCCTaagaaatttcccttcagttcccaaatttctggCATCACAATACCATAAatcttcagttgagcatttagaaatataatttaggcATCTAAAAAAAAGGGACAGGCAAAATCGCAAAGGGAATGCGAACACTAGGTGTGACGGATTTTCAAATcctcactttctgcaatgctagaaatttggggaatgaaggaaaatttcattgtgaGGAAGCTGAATTCTTACTGTGGGGGTGAATAATGCCCTCATTTTTCCTTCCTGATGTTACACTCAGGGGCAGAGGATTGTGGTACAGCAGAAACATAAAACCACAATTCCTGCCTATCGCAGTATAAATCTTGCATAGAGGATGATGaataatatcattttaaaagttGTTCACATCAATGCAATATATATAGACTGTATCTAGTTCAACCCTAAATTTTGCCTAGTTAAGGTACATAAAACATGTGAATGCAGATGCATGACTCTgtaactgacattttaaaatttttttggTACCCATAAGGAAAGTAAACTCATAAAATAATGTGCTAAATCTAATTTGAGTCCTAAATAGATGTTTGTGGCCTGTACAAGCTGTTTCCGATTGATGGCAATCCAGATtatttccgtggctgagcaaggattcaaaccctggactcccaacactcaaatcactacactgaaTTCGCTTTCCTACCAAGAGTAAACTCATTGAACTAAATAAGACTTAAATTAGTTGTGATTAACAATTATAATTAATGTCAATGGCCTTATGGAAGATAGAACTGAAATGATATTTAGCAGAATATAGTGtatattaaattaattaattcaaaataagTATCACTCCCTCCATCCACAATCATAATCATGTAAGTAGATCTAAATACTTATTGTGAGGGGGTCAGGCAGCCACAAGGTCTGAGCTTGTACATAATGCATTTTTGACATCATAGAACTATGGACAGCacattgctatttttttttaaattggaagtGATTTTTCTAGTTACTCCCAGTTTTAATGTCCTACCTTTGTTTAGAGCCTCTTAAAGATATTTCAATGGTGAGGGGGAAGATTTACTGTGATTAATTGGAGAACTGTACTTGCTGAGAGCCTCTGGAGTAACAGTTCCTAACTTTTCTTTGGAAAGTTGAGATTGCAAATGGAGCAGAAAGGGTAATTTATAGTGGTGCAAATGTATTAGTGTCCATTTTAAAAACCACCTTGAGTCTACAATCTCCCTTCTAGATGAGCTTCTCCTGTTTCCCAGCCAAACACAGTTTAGTATTCAATTGTGCATAGAAAATTGCATTAATTGAAAAGTAAAAAATTCATAATAGATATGTTTTAAACATTATACTTTAGCTTCTGCTTATATTATTGCATAACAAGTGTACTACTGAGAGGAAAATGCAGAACATGCCCAGGAGAAAAGTCATTTTCCTAATTGTGTTTTATGTGGGAGTGGGGCGGGTGAAGTATTGccacttctttgtttctttcttgccGTTTTATGGTGACTTTAGCTGTTTTCTCATCCTACaagtgtgttgttgttgggtgtcttcaaatcgtttataatccattttatggtgatcctaaggtgaacctatcacagggtcctATcacactctgagtcccagttatGTGGAAAGGGTCGGATATAAATNNNNNNNNNNataataataataataataataataataataataataataataataataattccaaggctgagagtgtgtggttcGCCCAGGAagacccagtggttttccatagctgagtgaggattcaaatcctagtctccaaaatcatagtgcaagctcaaaccactatctcATGCTGTTTGTAGTCATCCAAATTCCCATGAGAaaggcattttatataagacGCTTCAATGTACTTTGCTTAGCATATCTGAATTTGCAAACTCTTTTCATTTCCTAAGATGGCTGTTTAGCAACAAGACAGGGAAAaatgcatccagactgatttaaaaatcccagattttgttcctgttctattctattttatACAGATTTACaataaactgacctgggaagTGGGTATAAAATGTATCTGATTGTACTAGAAGCTGATAGAAAATATCTTGGCATAAACAAAATGTGCATGgctctcaaaaataaaattagaaagaacAAGAATAAAATCCAGGGCtttctaggtttttttaaaaaataatcagccTGGAAGCACCCAAAGCAGATTAGAAGACACATAAGAACCCAGACAAATTACATTTGTGTGTAGAATATTTAAAAGAATAGAAAATTTATGAGACAGAAACACAAGTGAAAGAGTTTACATGGCCATGTTGGTCATTTCAAGGTGACCTCAGAGGTCGATGTGCAGATGGCATTTATGCTGTATTGATCGATTTTGCTTAAAATGCCATTAGTGGTAAAGATCCTTTAAAAAGATCTAGTTACACAGATAATGAAAATGCCATCCATAAATATTTAGAAGATTGATTGGGCGGATTCAGTACTTCCATTCAGTGACCGAAGGCAGCACTGTTTTTAGGGCAGAAACTTTAGTGCAGTGTAAAGAATGTGTTATCTTTATGAAGCAGCCAAAACAAAGTAAAATGAATACAATCAGGTCCCAGATACTTGGTGAAGGGCAAGACAACTCACCACCCACACACCACTCACTTGAGGAATTCTAGGTGTAATTCAAAGAGAAATGTTATAGCTCTCCATAAACCAAAAACATTCACAAACTTTCTAAGGAAGTGAAAGGATAAGAAGATGAATAAATTAACTCTATAGATCTAGCAATGCGAAAAGAGCATGAAATAATATGTCCCACTAGGTTTAATAGAAAAGTATAGTTTTGTAAGTAGTAATTAGATATTCGATTTGTTTCATCATCATCTCCACCTCTTCTATAATTACAACATCTtgtgtttgttttctctttaaaaataatgaacacaaagctactttgaaaataaaaatggaaacatcacTATCAAGACATTTTTGAAAGACACTATCTGAGAAAGGCAATAAACCAGATTATGTCTGCAATGATTTGAAATGACGGAGGGGTTCTCTCTGTTTTCCATAACAAAGGAATAGTCTTTCCCATGCATTAGGTGTTCTTAACCTTGGGGATCATGGATCCCCTTGAGAACCAGATGAAGCTAGGAAACCCCACCCCAGAAAAATAcaatgaaggaaaaagaagaaaaacctttaTTTTGCAGCTAGTTAAAGGACTTCTGACGCCAatccatggaccccccccccaacagatcaATGGATCACATGTTATGAATCCATGCTGTACACCAAAGTCACAGACACAACTACCCTATCTGCAGGTGGCTCTGTTTCACTGAACTTTTTGGCATAAGGCCAGCACATTGCAGCTTTGGGGCTCAGTTGAGGACCTGACCTTCAAAATGATCTTTTGGGTTCTGTCTACAGGTTAGTGGTCTGGTCCAATAGAAGCAAGAAAATCAATGGGGAATATTCTTACattggcagggtgaccagatgtcctcactgcaaaggaggacaagggaccGTAAAATGTAGGAgctttaagaaaaatggaagacattaccaaataaaagctaaacacattcatataaatattaaattcatgcttcttaaccatgctcaaaatggaggattttggaatttctcaTGGGCAGAGGGTTGAAATGGTGGACATATccagaaaaggaggatgtccaTTGGTGTTTTATGAAATAGCCTAATATGCAAGAGGAATTGCAGATAGATCCCAAGGTAGATGAACTCTTGCTTTGTaatgtaataaaaaataattaaaataaagaagAATGGGATTGGAAATGAGTGTTCTGTCCCAAGAGGAATCAGCTCCCTTTGAAGAAgagtgatttctttttaaaaataatttgcccATTTAAATTTCATATTACTGGCTCTTTAAAaatctatatcccacctttttctcatTGCCTTTCATTCACTTACCATTTTGAACCAAACGTTTtgctctgtttctttcctttataTATTATCATGCTACTGGTTTCTCTGTATCAGTTAGAACTGTTTAGAACTTCTGCATCCTTTTGAACAGTATCAGCGGCTTCCAATCCTATGTGTCCTCTGACTGAATGTTCCATTGGATGATATCTGGTTTCTCTGATGATTTGTGCATATGATGAAAAACCATAACTTACATCcagttgttttttgtggttttttcgggccatgtggccattttctaaaatactttattcctgatgttttaccagcatctgtggctggcatctccagagaatgcacaaaaaactatcgatgctggtcatgaaagccttcaactttacatccAATTGTTCCTAATGCCTAAATCCCCATTTCCCCACTCCTTGCAGCATTCTATTTCATGTAGCTTATATTGTAAAAATGTTGTCTTTGTACATGTTGATCTCTCTTGTGTCTGTCTCTTCCACCTTCCATTACTGTAATGCTGGAGTCTAACACAGTGTTGTTGAACAAGTGATCCCACCTGTCTCCCTGATTGCTTACATGCTCATTCATTTGGGAAGATGCTATCTGCTTGTACTTCTGATCTCTTCAGGTGACACAGGGAGTGCAAATTGGATTAAAGCCTTTGGGACctattgattttattcatttgcatatacattaaggtttgcattacttttaaaatgttttcactagttttaaaatgacatattttaacatgtttttagtcttttaaaattattgttaagtTTAAATTgttctatatattttttattgttcattACCATGAGATCTTGGGataaaaggcaggctataaatattgtaataaaattaattaattaaacaaacattCACTCTCCTCACTTGTGGACATTTCCCCTTCAAACTAAAAATGACATGTCCTTTTACAATTACATGTTTAATGTGACATATCCCTGGATACAACCTCAGGTAGTAGATGTTGTAGGAGGGCATAAATAGCAGCATCTTGGTTGTTCCTCCTGAACTGCCTTGCTGTTTTCTAGCATGTTGACaggcaaaaaatgtgtatgctacATTATTTTCCCTGAGCCACCTAAACTAATATGCACCCTCTAATGTGACACGGACAGGGCACTGCTCATTGCAAACTTTGAAGCAAGATTCAGCTGCTAGTCAAGTACACTTCCATACCTGGAGTGGTGAAAGGCTCCGTTCTTCATTTCTAATAGCAAAATTGTGATGGGCCAACCCTGTATAGAGATATTTTGCTCTGGTGTTGTAGATCTGTGGATTAGCAACAGTAGCTTGGTTTGTCCACCTACGCTGAAGTTAATTCCTACATCCCTAAAGGGAAATTGTCATATATGTTCAGTGGCATGCCTAGTAAATTTGACACCTGGTatggataatttttttttcctttttacaatTTCCCCCCAATTATAATTATGcaatgaaacaaataataataataataataataataatagccagaaAAGAAACTTAGCGAAAATTGTCTTTACTGAACTGTATATATACAATCATGTCTGTAACAATAGCTAAGTAAATAAACTGTAAGTTCTTCTtcaactttcttcagtaattgtgccaagcctttgctatttctttctagtagtgtggtgtcatctgcaaatcttgatgatctttcctccagttttcatgcctccttgcAAGTCTAATCCAACTTTCTGTTTATTTTagtatacaaattaaacagattgAGTGATAAAAAAAGGCCTTCCCTGACCTCCTTGCCAATGgcaaaccattctgtttctctatactGTATTATGTCTTGACAGCGGCCCCTTGTCCTGAGTATAAACTACCCATTAGGACAGTCAAATTTTGTGGTatgcccatttctttaagagcgattcatagtttttaatgatctaaacacaatcaaaggctttactatagtttataaagcacaggTTTATTTTCTTCTGAAGATTCTTTGATGTGCTAAATTATCCAATGTATGTATGCAATATAACAAGTGACACCTACCAGTTCAACAGATTCACACAATTTGAAATGGGTGTGATGCCAGAAGACACAGACTTTCCACAGGAACCACCTACTTGTGCCTATGcagacatgggtccaaaacacactgcagaaataatccagtttgagaccgctttagttgccctggctcaatgctaggaaattctgggaactgtagttttgtgagacatttagccttcaatgacagagagctctggtgtcacaataaactatagttcccaggatttcctagcactgagccagggcagttaaagcagtttccaactggattatttctgcagtgtgttttggactatggtTTCCTGGAAAGCTGGCATTTAGGGCCACGTTCTAGAATAGAGTTTGACCCTGAACTATAAGAAGCCACACATCATGGACAATATTCAGTGGCTCCAAGCCTGTTTTTGTCAGTTATATAGGTTGGAAGGAAGCTGAAGAGCACTATACATCTGGACTGCAATGACTGGAAGCACTCAAACAACAATAGTGCAACAAACTGGCCCTATGGGATTTTGTTTTCCCATGTATTGACCTGCACTGACAAGAACAAATGTGATAAGGATATATTTGGTTGTGTTATAGTATTTATACTTCACTCTACagttggagagccagtgtggcatagtggtttcagagCTGGATTgcagctctggagacctgggttcaaatctttgctctgCCATGGAACCCTAATGGTgactttaagcaagtcacactttctcatcctaaGAGGGAGGCAAATGCAaagcctgctctgaacaaatcttaacaagaaaagaccatgataagttcgccataacttggaaacaaatTCAAGGAACAcaagtgtgagttcctgcatggcaggtgggtTGGATTGATTgtgagggttggactggatggcccttgtggtctcttccaacactacttCTACCTACTAcaggtactactactactactactggaaAGGCTCATAGAATctcaataaagataataaaacagGTGCTGCTCTAAGATAGTCTTAAAAATGGGACACAAAATgaaaaggagatggagaagaaaagagaaactgaaGAAACAGAACAGTTTCTTACTGTTATGAGGTTCCTCAATCCATGCCATTGGCTGAATAAAAACTGAGAAGAGAGAAAGCCTGGGGatctttgtttatttaaaatttgatttatgTTCCACATTTCTCCCAGGAATGAGACTCAAGCAATTCAGTCTGAGGACAAGCAAAACCTGATGGTTTATATGAGAACCAACTCTGTTCTGGCTAAAAGAACAAAATTTGTCTAACTATTCTTTTTATGTCCTTGTTTGCAACCCTTTttgcaattttgttgttgttgtgtgcctctgaagtcattttttgacttacggagatcctaaggcaaatctatcacggggttttcttggcaagtttcttcagagagtttttgccattcccatcctctgaggctgagagagagagagtgatttacccatggtcacccactgggtttacatggctgagctgggattcaggcccaacactcaaaccactataccactcactaaactacaaatcccaggatttcacaggaggcagccacagctgaaaaagtggaataatagcactataacagcaTAGTGTGGTTTTATATTAATTGCTAAGCctgcacaaaactacacatcctaggctgcatctacgctgcagaaacaatgtagtttgacagcgcttcaactgtcatggctccatgctatggaatcctgggatttgtagttttgtgagatgggGGAAGCATGGTGTAGggatttgagcattagactaggagactggagaccaggattcaaatcctaatttggccatggcaacccactgagtaaccttgggcaagtcacactctctcagcctcagaggatggcaatccccctgaaggaacttgccaagaaaaccccacgatagtgacactttagagtcgccataagtcagaatcaacttgaagggatgcaaaaaagaaacaaacaacccCACACAAATGAGATAGTGAGCTGTCAGAGAAGCTGCTGCCACAAACAACAAGtagataaatttatttaaatttaaataaatttatttacttttaattgttaatttaatctttaatttgtttattatttaaaatattttaattttaatattttaacNNNNNNNNNNattattattattattattattattattattattattattattattattattattattattattttaaatttatttaacatGTTCAGttactgtggatgcagccaagaaaaacaacaacgaaATAAATCAACACAGTAAACCCTTCCTGGgtccatttttgtttttcaaacattattttattattgtgtgatgatgatgatgatgatgatgagggggaagaagaagaagaagcccagaGGCGCTCGAGGCGGGGCATAATGGCGCCGGGCGTGGCGACGGTTGAGCCGCCTCTCCTCAGGACTAGAGAAGAAAACCAGCCGCCAAAGGgctgtgaggaggaggagtgaagaaggAGAGCTGAGTTTGGTGCCTgtttggggaaggagggagagggggctCGCCCTGAGGAGCAGCCATGAGCGCCGACTGCGCCAGTTACATGGACGCCCAGCAAGTGCTGGTGAGCGCCTTCCGCTGCCCGCGGAGGGAGGAGGGCGACGAGGCCAGCGCCGTCTACTGCTGCGGCTTCCAGGACGTCAAGTACTGCTGCGACGACCCCAACAGCTTCTTCCCTTACCAGCACAGCTACATGTGGTGGCTCAGGTGAGAAGGGCGAGGGAAGGGCTGGCCACCACACTCTGGGTCTCTTCTTCttcgctgtgtgtgtgtgtctctgtgtgtgaaacTTCTTTCCTAGGGAGACCATCCAGACGCCTCTCCCAGCGCCAAGGAGGACCAAGTCACAGAGttagccatgcaggaactctggcTCAGAGCACCCTCTGTGGcacatggccacccagcctctgattcaagacctccaaggaaggagacagcccttactgtcaggacgtgcctcccaatgttgaggtggaatcccctTCCCTCTAGTTTGTATctactgctccatgtcctactttcaggagcagcagaaaaaaagcttgctccctcctcaatatgacaccccttcaaaatgtttaaacagggctatcgtatcacctgcAGCTTCCAGGACCCCAATAGGCTACCCAGTGCCCCTTTGTGCAAGCTTTTCATCCCAGACCATGCAAAGACTGCTGGGTGGTATTTGGGTGCACCTCCATCCCTCAACTGAAAGGACCAGAGGTTGGCTGCTTTGGTGCACCTGCAAACCTCCCTCACCTGGTCACCCAGGTAGCAGCTGgaactcttctcttctccaggctaaacatccccagctccctgagtcgttcctcatagggcaaggtttccagacccttcaccattttagtcaccctcctttggacacgctccagtttctcaatgtcctttttgaattgtggtgcccagaactggacacaatattccaggtacagaatatagtagcactattacttcccttgatctagacactatacttctattgacgcagcctaaaattgcaccgTCCTTGttagctgcttcatcacactgttctcatgttcaacttgtggtctgcttggactcctagatccctttcacatgtagtctccttaagccaggtgtctctgcatttcatttttctgccctaagtacagtaccttacatttctccgtgctgagtttcattttgttagctttggcccagttttcttgCCTATTCAggtgaacacagtattccaggtgaggcctgtccaaagcagaatagagtggtgctattgcttcccttgactctagacactatacttttactgatgcagcctaaaaagttttcctttttctttcttttgccatgtcccccccccccc
Encoded proteins:
- the SHISAL2A gene encoding protein shisa-like-2A isoform X6; its protein translation is MSADCASYMDAQQVLVSAFRCPRREEGDEASAVYCCGFQDVKYCCDDPNSFFPYQHSYMWWLSVGALVGLSVAAVVLLAFIITVCVLCYLFISTKPRRKLETGLSLSLQTADIETRRSSLC
- the SHISAL2A gene encoding protein shisa-like-2A isoform X4, whose product is MSADCASYMDAQQVLVSAFRCPRREEGDEASAVYCCGFQDVKYCCDDPNSFFPYQHSYMWWLSVGALVGLSVAAVVLLAFIITVCVLCYLFISTKPRRKLETGLSLSLQTAATPRLWNDLLEET
- the SHISAL2A gene encoding protein shisa-like-2A isoform X5, with amino-acid sequence MSADCASYMDAQQVLVSAFRCPRREEGDEASAVYCCGFQDVKYCCDDPNSFFPYQHSYMWWLRSLKPSHNLSLQEQVGIVHQSVLEHLLACQSQQWSCWLLSSLCVFSVTCLSAQSRAENWRQA